TGGTTGGGGTAAATCCCCGGGGATTTTGGGTGCAGGGatgtttttccctctcccccccaccccccccctcccggctTTGCTCCTGCCCACCGCGCGCCCGCACCAAGTCCCCCCACGGagcggcagccccggggcaggggggcaAAAACCCcacctggagaaaaaaaacaccccaaaaaaaCGCAAAtcgggggggaaaaaaaaacagacacaaaaaaaagacGACGGAACGGAGCCGCTAACTCCAGCTGGGGTCATAGCCCGTCCAGTCCGAGGGGGGCGCGAGGTAAACGCGCCGGCCGCGGTAGACGAAGCTGACGATGCCGCGGTAGCCGGCGCGGGGCACGCCGGATTTGAGGTCGTCCATGAGCCCCAGGGCTTTGGCGAAGGCTTTGAAGGAGTCGCGGCCGGTGTACTGCACGCGGACGGCGCCCAGCTCGCGCCGCTGGttgccctgcagctcctccacccGCACCTCGGGCGCCGCGTAGACGCGGGGCAGGAAGGAGCGTTCGTACTCCTCCTTTTTGAGGTAGGAGAGGTCCAGGCGGGTGAAAGGCACGAAGCGGTCGTTGAGCTTGATGAATTTCAGGTACTGGTCGAAAAACTGCCCGTGGCTCACCCCTTTGCGGCCGAAAGTCATGGTGCGGGATACCTCGGGGCGGATGCACGAGCGGCCCCGCCGCTGCTCGGGCTGCCGCATCCAATCGTCCCAAAAAGCCCGCGGCCACTTGGGTTCCAGCTCGTCCCACAGCTCGGCGAGGAGCAGCCAACCCAAACCGGGGAAGAAATCGGTGCGGTAAAGCAGCTCGGCCTGCCCGGCGTCCACCATCTGCTCCTTCCCGTTGTCGTTCCAAGCCGAGACGCACCAGAGGCTGCGGTCGgcgaggaggagggggaaagcGGCTTGGAAATACTCGAAAAAATCCGGGGCCACTTCCAAATCGTCCTCCACCACGATGGCGGCGCG
The Oxyura jamaicensis isolate SHBP4307 breed ruddy duck chromosome 16, BPBGC_Ojam_1.0, whole genome shotgun sequence DNA segment above includes these coding regions:
- the MGAT1 gene encoding alpha-1,3-mannosyl-glycoprotein 2-beta-N-acetylglucosaminyltransferase, whose amino-acid sequence is MLKKSSLVLWGAALFVAWNGLLLLFLWSRPPSSSSSSSSSAERGRLTEEVIRLAQDAEAELERQKELLRQIHRYSGLWGRRRRPPTAPPAPSPAPPVPDASTVLPVLVMACDRSTVRRCLDKLLRYRPSAQRFPVIVSQDCGHAETARVIASYGDAVAHIRQPELGDVPVPAEHRKFQGYYKIARHYRWALGQIFRTFRYRAAIVVEDDLEVAPDFFEYFQAAFPLLLADRSLWCVSAWNDNGKEQMVDAGQAELLYRTDFFPGLGWLLLAELWDELEPKWPRAFWDDWMRQPEQRRGRSCIRPEVSRTMTFGRKGVSHGQFFDQYLKFIKLNDRFVPFTRLDLSYLKKEEYERSFLPRVYAAPEVRVEELQGNQRRELGAVRVQYTGRDSFKAFAKALGLMDDLKSGVPRAGYRGIVSFVYRGRRVYLAPPSDWTGYDPSWS